The DNA sequence AGTATTGtttctttgccacaggacaaatgcagcaatgctgatgatttgaGGCCATCACAACCATCAATTAGCCGaattgtcatggaaacaattatgaCACTGTATTCTCTTGGAAATTTGTTATTGTCAAATGTGTGTTAAATGTAAACTCTGTAAATCTCAGTTTGACACAGACTGGGACCGAGATTTTTAGAAAACCCAGTAATGTGAACAGTAATTTGATGAACTGCAAGCTAGTTGTTGTTGTGCAATTCAGAAAAATTCTACCCTAACTGTTCACTGTAACCCTTTACCCTGTAAAAATTACAGACCAACTTCAACCTTGACTTGCCGTACTTACTGAAGTCCTGCATGAACAGTTTCCCTCTGCAATTAGGGTTTTGTTACAAAGATTATAGTTTTACTTTTGctaaataaagtggtttagaaTGTGTAAATAGTGTTGTCTGGTGGTGCAACTGCTCATGTTGCCCTGTTGGAGATCACTGAAGCAATGTCGCCTTGTTCCCAGATCTCATCCCTTACTTTGGTGTGCACAATTTCACCAAGACCTAAGTGGTAATAAATTTAATTCTGTCTCAATGAGACTATTTCACTGCaactaattaatttattatatgaCCTGCTTGGACTTTAAAGCCTAGAAATGGCAAATATATCCTGTTCACACCAAAAGCACTCAACGTTGTGCAGAGGAGAGAGCATCTGTGCGAACTAAAACAGATGCTTTACGTAGATCTTCCTCCATTTTGTGCATCAAAATTAACTGAAGTTGAACTTTGATCCCAAATATACTGACCTACATGCGTGTCAAAAAGTATCTGGCATCAACAGGAGGTAGAAATTATGATGCCGACAATTCAACTGTAGAGAAGAATGGAGGAAAAGTTTTATTGTCCCCGTCTGAATTCATGATACTCTCCGATCATACTGGCAAAAATCTCAAACATGGAGAATACCAAGTTGTTTCTTCCCCAGTTTTTCAAGttggttttaaaacaataaaaaacattgctTCCAATGTAAGTGAAATCCACACTCTTCAttgtatgtaaaaataataataataaataaataaatacattatagGGTTCTCTGCACATCTTAAAGCAATTTGCAGCTGAATCAGGGGCTTCTCAGTTTGTCAACAGACCCTTGGACATTCTGAAGttaatatgaggcttcagcagtcacATGAGCATGTTTTTGTAGCAAGCTGCTTTGTATGATGATATGATGATCTTCATTTTGCACTCTTAACTCGCGAAAACTATTTACTCTtaaactgagagagagagataatatGCTCTGGACTCAAATATGTAGTGGTCTCTTTTTTTGGCCTTGTTTTCAACAGCGTTATCCTCTTTATTATTGCagttaattagttaattacACAATGTTCAAGTTACTCTCAAACTCTGTTGCATAGCAACCAGAATGATATAACAACACTTGTGGCCTTGGAGTAGCTGCTCGCTCTGCTCTGTCACCACCAACACTTGTCGGCACCACCGACACTATCTGTGGTTTGTGTTTGAAAAGATAAAAGCATCTTGAATGAATATCATCTCAGTCTCTTTCCAAATTAAAGGCAACAGACGACGGACGACCATTTACACAATCTGCGTAAAGTGAttaattaaagaggtcatattatgctttgtggctttttttcctttcctttagtGTTACATATCTTTTTTGTTCGTGTAAtaggtttacaaagtgaaaaagtccacaCCAAAGGGAGTTACTATCTCCCACAGATAaaactgctcctgaactgcctgaaaacagctcaattgtagtccagcctttacttctgtaAACTATCTAGCTAGTGTGGCAAATAACATGAtataccctccaggcagtcgaCGCAGAggcagtgcacagttaaaacgtCTCTGAAACTACTTGCCCCAGTCTGGGTTGCAAAGCTGCTTCGGGTTATTCTGCCTGTGTTTCGGGATCAGACTCGGGCTCAAACATGTAgggctgaaccgaagccgtgtgtTTACCGGCTTTAGCGATTTGTTTTGGATCCCACTACCTTGCTTGTCAGGAGGATTGGCAAGTAGTTCTTAcctatgtactgtacatgtgcagCTCCCAAGAAAAGATGGAATAGAAGAAGTGCAATGCTTCACTTGGCAGCTAAAACAAAACGTTCAACACACAAGGTGAAAAGAGgtacagcaatgtgcagtaacaaaaatatggtgctttttgaaaattaaacctcttattctggtacaacccctaaatataattctgaatgtgaaaatgagcataatatgaacAATTATATTAATAACTGCCGTGTGCATCTTCAATGGTCTCACGATTCGATTCGATTACGATTATCAGGTTTTCAGTTTGGTTCGATTCCTCAATGCATCACgatgcatcacctcaagggtgggaatttctGTGCACCTCATTAAGATTATGAGTGCTAAGATGcgattgtaaaacaaatagGATAAAGAtctatttttctcactgtgtgaatacttggtacttttaaagcaaagcatttgtaacaatccaaagaagtaggtagtaatgaaatgcagatatttaatgttacttcatataaatgtaggtaacattgcattacattattacattattattactgacctctgctgctgctgtttttattactgcaccttaatatatctgctcttttttttgtgacatgtttgtttcttgtcttgtaagtgtattattttaatcttgtattgagcaccatgggccttgagaaacggcATTGGGTTCATTGTGTactcgatatgtggatgaatgacaacaaattaAATTGAACTAGCAGCCGAAAAGCATCCTGCTCAGCTAccagaccgcagtctgaagaggagatgttagctaagGTTAGTTATAACTGCCCTAACTTATCCTGCAATtagaaaacaacagacagactttactTAACAGACATGCTGTGACCTAcgctgtacatttactgccagactgaagcGTAGTGCTCATCTTTTCGTCTGCTCCGCTGCTTTCACAGTCACCTACTGCAGCcttatggaggactgatcctgacagatTCCGCCTTTTTCGTTCCTttaacattacgttatcaattaacctctagataatcgattattgacatttgtgaacTGATTCATAATCGTCCGCATTGCGATGCAagtaaaaatcaattattttccacacccctaaatCATAATGATGTGTTCTTCCGGGTCAGCTCAGGGTTCAGCTCTCAACCAGTCAGGTTCAACAGTAGGGACGTGTTCAGCCCACAGCAGCCCTTCTAGTTATCTCATCCTGAGCTTCAGAGGATAATCATCTATCGTTGTGTGAGCCTGAGGTTGATTACATTTATTCTGATGCCCGATGCAGTGATTCTTTCTCTTTTGTCCTCCCTCTCAGTCAGCCCATCTGCTAGCTGCACAtgaattttttatgtttttgccccCGAGCTGTGGAGCGTCAACAGTGCGTAGCTACTTTGTGAAAAACAGGTAGCGttcattctgtttcctgttcttttatttctgctttaGTTTAAGTTCAGTCTTTAGGTGCTGCTGGTGTTAAGGCACAGAAATCTATTAAAaagtcattgtttatttttcaaagtgCGTGTCGGTTTTTTGCAGTTCCTTGTAACTCAGCTTTTTTGTCAACATGATAATTGAGGAGTCAGTCAGCCTGCTTGCTTCAGTGCACAGACATCTTGGAGCTCTGCGGGGATGTAGTTCACTGCCCTGTGGCCATTTTCCTCTAATTAATTTTCAAGTTCAAGTTGAACTCATGTTGCATCAAGGAAGCAGAGTTTGAAACCCTTTCGTCACTGCATTAGTGTGTCATCATCTTCTTCTGGCTCATTTACACTAGAATAGAAAGTAATGATTTAATAAATCAGTGAGTAGTTGAATAATAAATCAATACTCAGGCTGTATGACAAGCCCTTTAATGTCGGTATGACAGCACAGTGGAAAACAGGATTAAaactgtgtgcacacacatttgtgtttgGCTGTGTGTCTGAgcagagtgcacacacacacacacacacacacacacacacacacacagacattcacaTCTTATGTTCGTTTATGAGTCTCAAATAAAATCTTCTTGAAGGCCCTCCTGAAGTCTCGGTTGAAGATGGTGTATATGATGGGGTTCAGGCAGCTGTTGCAGTATCCGATCCAGAAAAACAGGTTAAAGAGTGTATCAGGGATCGTGCAGTTCTCTCTGCAGACAGCGTGGAGACTGTaagtgaagaaaaatgggaaCCAGCAGAGGACAAAAACCCCCATCACCACAgccaaaacaaatgtaaagcGCTTCTCCCTCATTTGCGCCACTTTGTTTCTGGACATGGACATCTGTCTGCTGCGGACAGGCactggagaggggaggaggaagtGGTGGGAGCAGTGGTCGGATGATGCCCATGATATGGAGGcgcaggaaggaggaggaggaggaggcttcAACCTGTTTGTGGTTCCCTCTGCGTCCTCCTCTGTTTTCACACTTCCTGCGGCTCTCCTGGGGAAGCGAAGAGccgaggaaaaggaggaggatgtTTTTATATCAGCTTCGCAGCTCCTCTCCTCCAAGTCAATATCATccagctctcctctcctttgactgctgctgttgctgtctATGTTGGAAGAGCTGTGTCGGTACGCAGGCCGCGGGCTGTCCAGCTCATACTGGGATTCGCCGCAGCTGGCTCCCTTTCTTTGGCAAGTCCTTGCTGTGCCCACAAAGCAGGTCTCAGACTGTGATGGCTGCCTCTCCACCACGTTCTTCGCCACAAACACGGTGGAGGCTCGCTGTTTGGCAACACGGTAGATCTTACAGTAAACGAGTATCATGATGACCCCCGGGACGAAGAAGGACACGAGGCAGGAGGAGAGGATGTACCACGTCTGGTTGTTGAGAAGACACTCCTGCCTCCGTGTGTTGCTCTCCTCCTCCGTCTCCAAATCCTCCTCTTTCTGCGTCATGAGGAgcggaggagaggagatgacaATGGAAATGAGCCACACGATGCTGATCATGGCCTTAATCCGTTTAGGAGTCCTTTTACGGTTGTAGCTGACGGCTTTAGTGACGGACCAGTAGCGATCCAGGCTGATGGCGCAGAGGTGGACGATGGAGGAAGTGCAAAAGAGGACGTCAAGAGCCAGG is a window from the Micropterus dolomieu isolate WLL.071019.BEF.003 ecotype Adirondacks linkage group LG20, ASM2129224v1, whole genome shotgun sequence genome containing:
- the LOC123959096 gene encoding alpha-2Db adrenergic receptor-like, producing MDLSDVLTPVMATMPATLSPNSSLENQTSSSSPRSPSLPPHSHVASVFIVLVVTVIILGTVVGNVLVVVAVFTSRALRAPQNLFLVSLASADILVATLVIPFSLANEVMGYWYFGSTWCSFYLALDVLFCTSSIVHLCAISLDRYWSVTKAVSYNRKRTPKRIKAMISIVWLISIVISSPPLLMTQKEEDLETEEESNTRRQECLLNNQTWYILSSCLVSFFVPGVIMILVYCKIYRVAKQRASTVFVAKNVVERQPSQSETCFVGTARTCQRKGASCGESQYELDSPRPAYRHSSSNIDSNSSSQRRGELDDIDLEERSCEADIKTSSSFSSALRFPRRAAGSVKTEEDAEGTTNRLKPPPPPPSCASISWASSDHCSHHFLLPSPVPVRSRQMSMSRNKVAQMREKRFTFVLAVVMGVFVLCWFPFFFTYSLHAVCRENCTIPDTLFNLFFWIGYCNSCLNPIIYTIFNRDFRRAFKKILFETHKRT